In the Sarcophilus harrisii chromosome 1, mSarHar1.11, whole genome shotgun sequence genome, one interval contains:
- the TNFSF14 gene encoding tumor necrosis factor ligand superfamily member 14 isoform X1 has product MGDPVTRPSVFVVDGQADVPFPRLGGGRPRTCQGAQLGLGLLLLLALIGVAVEGYFLWRFQWDLVALGLRLPKEENSLEKLVQERRSYQNKPAAHLTGANSSLVLRGGPLLWEAHLGLAFLRDLDYRAGSLVCTQSGYYYIYSKVQLGGFGCPGGSTTSGQVTHGLYKRTARYPKELELLVSRRSSCGWAGTSAKVWWDSSFLGGVVHLEAGEEVFVRVPEERLVRIKDGTRSYFGAFMV; this is encoded by the exons ATGGGGGATCCTGTGACTCGCCCCTCGGTGTTCGTAGTGGATGGACAGGCAGACGTGCCCTTCCCCCGGTTGGGAGGGGGCAGGCCCCGGACCTGCCAGGGAGCCCAGCTGGGCCTGGGGCTCCTGCTGCTGCTGGCCCTGATTGGCGTAGCTGTCGAGGGCTATTTCCTCTGGCGCTTCCAGTGGGACCTGGTGGCCCTGGGCCTCCGGCTACCG AAAGAGGAGAACTCCTTAGAGAAGCTTGTTCAGG AACGGAGATCCTATCAGAACAAGCCAGCTGCTCACCTCACAG GGGCCAACTCAAGCCTGGTCCTGAGGGGTGGACCACTGCTCTGGGAAGCCCACCTGGGCCTAGCTTTTCTTCGAGATCTGGATTATCGAGCAGGGTCACTGGTGTGCACCCAGTCTGGCTACTACTACATCTATTCGAAGGTGCAGCTTGGTGGCTTTGGATGCCCAGGAGGGTCAACGACTAGTGGACAAGTTACCCACGGACTCTACAAACGAACAGCCCGCTATCCCAAAGAGCTGGAGCTGTTGGTCAGCCGTCGGTCATCCTGTGGCTGGGCAGGGACCTCAGCCAAAGTCTGGTGGGACAGCAGCTTCCTGGGTGGCGTGGTTCACCTCGAAGCTGGCGAGGAAGTCTTCGTCCGAGTGCCAGAAGAGCGGCTAGTCAGGATCAAAGATGGGACCCGCTCCTATTTTGGGGCCTTCATGGTTTAA
- the TNFSF14 gene encoding tumor necrosis factor ligand superfamily member 14 isoform X2, with protein MGDPVTRPSVFVVDGQADVPFPRLGGGRPRTCQGAQLGLGLLLLLALIGVAVEGYFLWRFQWDLVALVNPLSLDGGATWSPNLCFFLERRSYQNKPAAHLTGANSSLVLRGGPLLWEAHLGLAFLRDLDYRAGSLVCTQSGYYYIYSKVQLGGFGCPGGSTTSGQVTHGLYKRTARYPKELELLVSRRSSCGWAGTSAKVWWDSSFLGGVVHLEAGEEVFVRVPEERLVRIKDGTRSYFGAFMV; from the exons ATGGGGGATCCTGTGACTCGCCCCTCGGTGTTCGTAGTGGATGGACAGGCAGACGTGCCCTTCCCCCGGTTGGGAGGGGGCAGGCCCCGGACCTGCCAGGGAGCCCAGCTGGGCCTGGGGCTCCTGCTGCTGCTGGCCCTGATTGGCGTAGCTGTCGAGGGCTATTTCCTCTGGCGCTTCCAGTGGGACCTGGTGGCCCTGG TCAATCCCCTCTCCTTGG ATGGAGGTGCTACCTGGAGCCCTAACCTCTGTTTCTTCCTAGAACGGAGATCCTATCAGAACAAGCCAGCTGCTCACCTCACAG GGGCCAACTCAAGCCTGGTCCTGAGGGGTGGACCACTGCTCTGGGAAGCCCACCTGGGCCTAGCTTTTCTTCGAGATCTGGATTATCGAGCAGGGTCACTGGTGTGCACCCAGTCTGGCTACTACTACATCTATTCGAAGGTGCAGCTTGGTGGCTTTGGATGCCCAGGAGGGTCAACGACTAGTGGACAAGTTACCCACGGACTCTACAAACGAACAGCCCGCTATCCCAAAGAGCTGGAGCTGTTGGTCAGCCGTCGGTCATCCTGTGGCTGGGCAGGGACCTCAGCCAAAGTCTGGTGGGACAGCAGCTTCCTGGGTGGCGTGGTTCACCTCGAAGCTGGCGAGGAAGTCTTCGTCCGAGTGCCAGAAGAGCGGCTAGTCAGGATCAAAGATGGGACCCGCTCCTATTTTGGGGCCTTCATGGTTTAA